The Limisphaera ngatamarikiensis nucleotide sequence TCCTGGTGTCGAGTTTGTCGGCGCTGTTGTATCACTGGGGTGTGTTGCAGCGGGTGGTGCGCGCGATGGCCTGGGTGATGCGCTGGTTGATGGGCACCAGCGGGGCTGAAACGTTGTCGGCGGCGGCGAACGTGTTCATGGGACAGACGGAAGCGCCGCTGTTGGTGCGGCCCTACATTCCGGGCATGACGCGGAGCGAACTGTTGTGTCTGATGACCGGGGGGATGGCCACGATTGCGGGCGGGGTGGCGGCGGTGTATGCGCGGATGGGTGCGGAGGCCGGGCACCCGGAGATGGCGGGTCACCTGTTGACCGCCTCGGTCATGAATGCGCCGGCGGCGCTGTTCATGTCCAAGATTCTGTTGCCCGAGACCGAGGTCAGTGAGACCGCGGGCGGACAGCTCAAGGACCCGCCGCGGACGACGGTGAACAGCCTGGAGGCCCTCTGTCAGGGTGCGGGAGAGGGGCTACGGTTGTCCCTGAATGTGCTGGCGATGTTGATTGCGTTTGTGGCGGTGGTGGCGCTGGCGAATGGTCTGCTGGCCGGTCCCCAGCGGTGGCTGGGTGTGTCGGACCCGGTCACGCTGCAGGATTTGCTGGGCTGGCTCAACGCGCCGTTTGCATGGTTGCTGGGCGTGCCGGCGGCGGATTGTGTGACCGTGGGCCGGATTCTGGGGGAACGGATTGTGCTGAATGAGTTCATTGGTTACGCCACGCTGACGCATCCGGACACGGTCCTGAGCGAGCGAGGCTTTGTGTTGACGACCTATGCCCTGTGCGGGTTTGCCAATTTCACCAGCATCGCGATCCAGGTGGGCGGGATCGGGTCGTTGGCGCCGGAACGCAGGGGTGACATGGCGCGGCTGGGGTTGAGGGCGATGGTGGGGGGTGTGCTGGCCACCTATGTGACGGCGTGCATGGTGGGGGTATTGCTTTGAGGACCGGGGGCGGGTGCGGGCCCTGGCACGTGCGGGGCGGCGCGGGGCCCGGCGGTTTGTGTCGGCCAACGGAGGGCCGGTGCTTTCGGGATTGACAGTGGCGCGGCTGCGGGTTGAACTAGCCGCCGATTACTGTGGAAAGCTTAGAAATGGCGTTCCGAGTGGTCGGAGTCGGCTCCGGGGCCGGGTGGGAACGACCCGGCAGGGCGCGGGCTTTCCTTCGGGATGCCGGACTTCCTTCGATGACGGGCCGGGTCCGGCCGTGTGGGCCGGGGCCTGTCGGTGCCGGATGAACCCTGCAGTGGAGAACCTGCCATGCATTGGATCGACTGGATCGTCATTGCGCTGTACTTCGTGTTGATTGCGTGGATTGCGTGGTGGTACGGGCGACACCAGCGGGATACGACGGATTACTTTCTGGCGGGTCGGAATGCCGGTTGGGTGGTGATCGGCGCGTCGATTTTCACGTCGAACATCGGGTCGGAGCATATTGTGGGGTTGGCGGGGCAGGGTGCGTCCACCGGCATGGCCATGGCGCATTGGGAATTGCACGCGTGGTGTTTGATCGTGTTGGCGGGGTTGTTTGTGCCCTTCTACTACAAGTCGCGGGTGGCCACGATTCCGGAGTTTTTGGAGAAGCGGTTCAGTCCGCGGACCCGCTGGATTCTGTCGTGTGTGTCGCTGGTGGCCTATGTATTCACCAAGGTGAGCGTGACGGTGTATGCGGGGGCGGTGGTGTTTCAGGCGTTGTTGCCGGACACGTTTGGCAGTCCGCAGAACGCTTTCTGGGTGGGGGCGTTCAGCACGGTCATCATCACCGGGATTTACACCGTGTTTGGGGGGATGCGGGCGATCATGAACACGGCCACGCCGCAGGCGGTGATCATTTTGTTCGGTTCGTTTGTCATTACGGCCATCGGGCTGAGCAAGCTGGGTGGGTGGGATGAGCTGGTGGCCACGTGCAAGACCAATGCCGACCAGTTTGCCCTGTGGCGGCCGTTGAGCGATCCGGATTTCCCCTGGCTTGGCGTGGTGATTGCCTCGCCCATCATCGGGTTGTGGTACTGGTGCACGGACCAGTACATCGTGCAGCGTGTGTTGTCGGCGAAGGACCTGCCGACGGCCCGCCGGGGTGCGTTGTTTGGCGGCGTGCTGAAGTTGTGGCCGGTGTTGATCTTCCTGATCCCGGGCATGATCGGCTGGGCTTTGCACCAGAAGGGGATCATCCAGCTGCCGCCCAAGATTGTGAACGGCGAGGTGGTGGCGCCCATTGACGGTGACCAGGTGTTTCCCTCGCTGGTGCGGTTGTTGTTGCCGCCGGGGATTCGGGGTCTGATTGTGGCCTGTTTGTTGGCGGCGTTGATGAGTTCGCTGGCGTCGCTGTTTAATTCCAGCGCCTCTTTGTTCACCGTGGATATTTACGAGAAGATCCGTCCCGGGCAATCCGAGCAGCACCTGTTGATGGTGGGCCGGATTGCCACGGCGACCGTGGTGATCCTGGGGATCATCTGGATACCGGTGATGGCGAAGGTTTCGGGCGGTGGGTTGTACCAGTATCTGCAGAGTGTGCAGGGGTATTTGGCCCCGCCCATCACCGCGGTGTTCTTCCTCGGGCTGTTCTGGAAACGGCTGAACAGTGTGGGGGCGACCTGGGCCCTCGCCACGGGCTTTGTGCTGGGGATGCTGAAGCTGACGATCCAGGTCTTCTTTGGAAAGGAGAAGCAGTTCCAGGAACCGGCCTGGCTGGCGGCGATCGGGGATTTCAACTTCCTGTATGCGACCGGTGTGTTGTTTGCCATCAGTGCCATTGTCATGGTGGTGGCTTCGTTGTTAACGCCCCCTCCGCCGGAGGAAAAGGTGCGCGGGTTGACCTACGGTTCGATTCACCAGGAAGCAGCCGAGGAGATCCGGAAGAGCTGGGATGCCGGGAACATCTTCATGGCGCTTTTCATCCTGGTGTGCGTGCTGGGGATGTACCTGTACTTCAGCTTCTGGCTGAGCTGAGGCCGGGCGACCGAACCGGGCGGCGGGTTGGCCCTGGGCAGTGCTGCGGGCATTGCCGGTGGGTTGGATCCGCTTGAGCTGGTTGGGGCGGCCTCCCGCACTGCCGGTTAACCCCATCCGGCATGCATCGCAGTCAGCGGTTCAGGGCCAGCTGCAACGCCCGGAGGCAGCGTTCGTTCTCCTCCGGCCGGCCCACTGAGATCCGGATCCACTCGGGCAGGTCATAGCCGTCCATGGGTCGGACGATGACGCCCTGGCGGAGCATGGACTCGAACACGGCGTGGGCGTTGCCCACGCGGACGAGGATGAAGTTGGCCTCGGAGGGGATGTAGGGCAGGCCGAGCGATTCGAATCCCGTGGCGAGCTGGCGGAGGCCGGCCTTGTTGATGGCCCGGGTTTGTTCCACGTGGTCGTGGTCGTCCAGGGCTGCCAGGGCGGCTGCCTGGGCCAGCCGGTTCACGTTGAAGGGCTCGCGTGTTTTTTCGAGTGCGGCCACCACCTGCGGGTGTCCGATGCCATAGCCGACCCGCAGTCCGGCCAGACCGTAGATTTTGGAGAAGGTTCGGACGAGCAGGAGGTTCGGGGACCGACCTTCACGGATCGCTGGGAGAAAGTCGGCGGGGTGGTCCAGGAACTCGATATAGGCTTCGTCCAGGACGATGAGGACGTCGGGCGGGACACTCTCGACAAACTGTCGGAGTTCCTGCGGCGGGGCGCAGGTGCCGGTGGGATTGTTCGGGTTGGCGATGAAGACGACGCGGGTTTGGGGTGTGAACGCCGCGCGCATGGCGGCCAGGTCATGCGCGAAATTGCGGGCCGGCACGGTGATCAGCCGGGCGCCGAACAGCCGGGTGACCAGCGGATAGACGGCGAAGCAGTATTGCGAGACCACCACGTCCACGCCGGGTCGGAGCAGGGCGTGGCCGACGAGCTCGAGCACCTCGTTGGAGCCGTTGCCGAGGATGAGGTGTTCCGGGGTCAACCCGAGTTTCTCGGCGAGGCGGGCTTTGAGGGCAAAGGCGTGGCCGTCAGGGTACAGGTGGACGGTTGCGCAAGCGGCCTGCAGGGCCTGCAGTGCCCGGGGCGAGGGTCC carries:
- a CDS encoding NupC/NupG family nucleoside CNT transporter gives rise to the protein MELRVVSLLGLVTMVLLAWSVSADRRRFPWRTVGWGLALQFGLALLLLKTAGGQAVFEAAGRAIRALTAFADEGSRFVFGPLADAALMNHVFQGRGLVFAILVTGTIILVSSLSALLYHWGVLQRVVRAMAWVMRWLMGTSGAETLSAAANVFMGQTEAPLLVRPYIPGMTRSELLCLMTGGMATIAGGVAAVYARMGAEAGHPEMAGHLLTASVMNAPAALFMSKILLPETEVSETAGGQLKDPPRTTVNSLEALCQGAGEGLRLSLNVLAMLIAFVAVVALANGLLAGPQRWLGVSDPVTLQDLLGWLNAPFAWLLGVPAADCVTVGRILGERIVLNEFIGYATLTHPDTVLSERGFVLTTYALCGFANFTSIAIQVGGIGSLAPERRGDMARLGLRAMVGGVLATYVTACMVGVLL
- a CDS encoding sodium:solute symporter, which produces MHWIDWIVIALYFVLIAWIAWWYGRHQRDTTDYFLAGRNAGWVVIGASIFTSNIGSEHIVGLAGQGASTGMAMAHWELHAWCLIVLAGLFVPFYYKSRVATIPEFLEKRFSPRTRWILSCVSLVAYVFTKVSVTVYAGAVVFQALLPDTFGSPQNAFWVGAFSTVIITGIYTVFGGMRAIMNTATPQAVIILFGSFVITAIGLSKLGGWDELVATCKTNADQFALWRPLSDPDFPWLGVVIASPIIGLWYWCTDQYIVQRVLSAKDLPTARRGALFGGVLKLWPVLIFLIPGMIGWALHQKGIIQLPPKIVNGEVVAPIDGDQVFPSLVRLLLPPGIRGLIVACLLAALMSSLASLFNSSASLFTVDIYEKIRPGQSEQHLLMVGRIATATVVILGIIWIPVMAKVSGGGLYQYLQSVQGYLAPPITAVFFLGLFWKRLNSVGATWALATGFVLGMLKLTIQVFFGKEKQFQEPAWLAAIGDFNFLYATGVLFAISAIVMVVASLLTPPPPEEKVRGLTYGSIHQEAAEEIRKSWDAGNIFMALFILVCVLGMYLYFSFWLS
- the hisC gene encoding histidinol-phosphate transaminase codes for the protein MNPSPIPLNPQLEQIPVYQPGRPIEEVARIHGLAPESIVKLASNENPLGPSPRALQALQAACATVHLYPDGHAFALKARLAEKLGLTPEHLILGNGSNEVLELVGHALLRPGVDVVVSQYCFAVYPLVTRLFGARLITVPARNFAHDLAAMRAAFTPQTRVVFIANPNNPTGTCAPPQELRQFVESVPPDVLIVLDEAYIEFLDHPADFLPAIREGRSPNLLLVRTFSKIYGLAGLRVGYGIGHPQVVAALEKTREPFNVNRLAQAAALAALDDHDHVEQTRAINKAGLRQLATGFESLGLPYIPSEANFILVRVGNAHAVFESMLRQGVIVRPMDGYDLPEWIRISVGRPEENERCLRALQLALNR